The Pelagibacterium halotolerans B2 genome has a segment encoding these proteins:
- a CDS encoding amino acid ABC transporter substrate-binding protein has translation MHSFSRLLRISASAALVGALLLSAPGATSAQESELVASEPFTISMLETVRARGYVICAATNPLPGFAQVSPEGLWSGFDIDMCRAVAAAVFGDPSRVEFRPLSGQSRFAHLAMGEVDLVVRNAPWTMSRDTLYGATYVATSFYDGQAFMVPDRLGVVSAYELEDVTICVAANSEAAQRLDEFFFSNQLTYDELFYEDRDDLAVAYRAGECDAITGSASWLQAIRRTMPEPGANAILPERLSKEAYGPVVRSDDAQWAAIVRRTLHALVNAEEYGVTSVNIESMMAARTPAIRRLLGIEEDVGEDIGLRATWMRDVIASVGNYGEIYARHFGAADGEQLLRGQNALWLNGGLMYAPPVY, from the coding sequence TTGCATAGTTTTTCGCGGCTTTTGCGGATTTCCGCCAGCGCGGCCCTGGTGGGGGCGCTGTTGTTGAGCGCTCCGGGCGCCACTTCCGCGCAGGAGTCCGAGCTGGTAGCCAGCGAGCCATTCACCATATCGATGCTCGAAACGGTTCGCGCGCGCGGCTATGTCATCTGCGCCGCAACCAATCCGTTGCCGGGCTTTGCGCAAGTCAGCCCCGAAGGGCTGTGGTCGGGCTTTGATATCGACATGTGCCGCGCCGTGGCGGCTGCTGTTTTCGGCGACCCCTCGCGTGTTGAATTTCGCCCGCTCTCCGGGCAGAGCCGCTTTGCTCATCTGGCGATGGGCGAAGTGGACCTCGTCGTCAGGAACGCGCCCTGGACGATGTCGCGCGATACGCTCTATGGCGCCACCTATGTCGCGACCTCGTTTTACGATGGCCAGGCCTTCATGGTTCCCGATCGCCTTGGCGTGGTTTCGGCCTACGAGCTCGAAGATGTGACCATCTGCGTGGCCGCCAATTCAGAGGCCGCCCAGCGGCTTGATGAATTTTTCTTTTCCAACCAGCTCACCTATGACGAGCTGTTCTATGAAGATCGCGACGACCTCGCGGTCGCCTACAGGGCAGGCGAATGCGATGCGATAACCGGTTCGGCCAGTTGGCTGCAGGCCATCCGCCGCACAATGCCCGAACCCGGCGCCAATGCCATCCTGCCCGAGCGCTTGAGCAAGGAAGCGTACGGACCGGTGGTGCGCAGCGATGACGCCCAGTGGGCGGCAATTGTCCGCCGCACCCTCCATGCGCTGGTCAACGCCGAAGAATACGGGGTCACGTCAGTCAATATCGAATCCATGATGGCGGCGCGCACGCCCGCCATCAGGCGCCTGCTCGGAATCGAAGAGGACGTCGGCGAGGATATCGGCTTGCGGGCCACCTGGATGCGCGACGTGATCGCCAGCGTCGGCAATTACGGCGAGATCTATGCCCGGCATTTCGGAGCCGCAGATGGCGAGCAACTGCTGCGGGGACAGAACGCATTGTGGCTCAATGGCGGGCTCATGTACGCGCCGCCGGTTTACTGA
- the cls gene encoding cardiolipin synthase — MDLVRAIADNFSFLATIYLANYVLAIVCAVREIMNSRTSQGTIAWLLSLLILPFPTTIIYLLFGWKLFDDYAESQIHSGRSWRLARSEDLRIVDKETSDGWPVLRRVAELPFLYGNSASLLIDGEDTFASIIDGISRAKDYVLVQFYIIRDDGLGRRFADALIERADAGVQVYVLYDDAGSHALPRSYKKRLTDHGVKIVGFNHRHPFLRLYGLTRINYRNHRKNVVVDGVESWVGGHNVGDEYLGKDPKLGRWRDTHVHVAGPAALACALMFREDWHWATGEELPARYPDTIPTPGNQPILVMPTGPADKLEDCAIAFTEVISRARERLWIVSPYFVPGIEIQTALYAASLRGVDVRILLPRKPDHLIVWLASYAHADQMVAHGIKVHRYEQGFLHQKVILCDDQIAGVGTVNFDYRSFNINFEATLWFTNSDMIANVAAMLDTDFQASYLTTEHNLKRRSYPFRLLCQGARLFSPIL, encoded by the coding sequence GTGGATCTGGTCAGGGCAATAGCGGACAATTTCAGCTTTCTGGCCACGATCTATCTGGCCAATTATGTGCTGGCGATCGTCTGTGCGGTGCGCGAGATCATGAATTCGCGCACCTCGCAGGGCACCATCGCGTGGCTGTTGTCCCTGCTGATCCTCCCCTTTCCGACAACGATCATCTATCTGCTGTTCGGCTGGAAACTGTTCGACGACTATGCGGAATCCCAGATTCATTCCGGACGGAGCTGGCGCCTTGCCCGCTCGGAAGACCTGCGGATCGTCGACAAGGAAACCAGCGACGGCTGGCCGGTGCTGCGCCGGGTGGCGGAGCTTCCGTTCCTCTATGGCAATTCCGCCTCTCTGCTGATCGATGGCGAGGACACGTTTGCCTCGATCATCGACGGCATTTCGCGGGCGAAGGACTATGTGCTCGTCCAATTCTACATCATTCGCGATGACGGGCTGGGCCGCCGCTTTGCCGATGCCCTGATCGAGCGGGCCGATGCGGGGGTCCAGGTCTATGTGCTCTACGACGATGCGGGCAGCCATGCCCTGCCCCGCAGCTACAAGAAGCGGCTCACCGATCACGGCGTCAAAATCGTGGGGTTCAATCACCGCCATCCATTTCTGCGGCTCTATGGGCTCACGCGCATCAACTACCGCAATCACCGCAAGAACGTGGTGGTCGATGGGGTGGAATCCTGGGTCGGCGGCCACAATGTGGGCGACGAATATCTGGGCAAGGACCCCAAGCTCGGACGGTGGCGCGATACGCATGTGCATGTTGCGGGTCCCGCGGCGCTTGCCTGCGCGCTGATGTTTCGCGAGGACTGGCACTGGGCAACCGGCGAGGAGTTGCCGGCGCGCTATCCCGACACCATTCCCACGCCAGGCAACCAGCCGATCCTCGTCATGCCAACGGGTCCGGCGGACAAGCTCGAGGATTGTGCTATTGCCTTTACCGAGGTGATCTCACGAGCGCGGGAGCGGCTGTGGATCGTCAGCCCCTATTTCGTGCCCGGAATCGAAATCCAGACGGCACTCTATGCCGCATCGCTGCGCGGCGTGGATGTTCGCATCCTGCTGCCACGCAAGCCCGACCACCTGATCGTCTGGCTGGCCAGCTATGCCCATGCCGACCAGATGGTGGCGCACGGGATCAAGGTGCATCGCTACGAACAGGGGTTTCTGCACCAGAAGGTCATCCTGTGCGACGACCAGATTGCAGGGGTCGGGACTGTCAATTTCGACTATCGCTCGTTCAACATCAATTTCGAGGCGACGCTGTGGTTCACAAACAGTGACATGATCGCCAATGTCGCGGCCATGCTCGACACCGATTTCCAAGCCTCCTACCTCACCACAGAGCACAATCTGAAACGGCGCAGCTATCCGTTCCGCCTGCTCTGCCAGGGGGCGAGACTGTTTTCTCCGATCCTTTGA
- a CDS encoding amino acid ABC transporter substrate-binding protein — MKKQFFSVAVATSVLMAGTSVAQADLLDDVMERGYVQCGVTEGLPGFSSPDDNNNWTGLEVDYCRAMAAAIFDDPEAVRYTPLTTAVRFESLSSGNIDVLSRTTTWTMSRDTDLGISFVGVTFYDGQGFIVREDLGVSSVLDLDGAAVCIQSGTTTELNATDFFASNGMDASNFLTFASRPETVQAYTEGRCDTYTTDASGIAGDRTRFDVPSDHVILPEIISKEPLGPSVRAGDTRWFNVARWVLNAWIGAEELGVTSENVDDMLGSENPEIRRLLGVEGDFGTPIGLSPDWAYRIVSHVGNYGESFEANVGPDTPLGLERGLNALWTDGGIHYPMPIR; from the coding sequence ATGAAAAAACAATTTTTTAGTGTCGCTGTTGCAACGTCCGTGCTGATGGCCGGAACGTCTGTGGCACAGGCCGATCTGCTCGATGATGTCATGGAGCGTGGCTACGTGCAGTGCGGCGTCACCGAAGGACTTCCCGGTTTCTCGAGCCCGGACGACAACAACAACTGGACCGGTCTGGAAGTCGATTACTGCCGCGCAATGGCCGCGGCGATCTTTGATGATCCCGAAGCTGTCCGCTACACGCCGCTGACCACCGCCGTGCGCTTTGAAAGCCTTTCGAGCGGCAACATCGACGTGCTTTCGCGCACCACGACCTGGACCATGAGCCGTGACACCGACCTGGGCATCTCCTTTGTCGGCGTGACCTTCTATGACGGCCAGGGCTTCATCGTGCGCGAGGATCTCGGGGTCAGTTCCGTGCTCGATCTCGATGGCGCCGCCGTCTGCATTCAGTCCGGCACCACCACCGAACTCAACGCCACCGACTTTTTCGCCTCCAACGGCATGGATGCGTCGAACTTCCTGACATTCGCCTCGCGTCCGGAAACCGTTCAGGCCTATACCGAGGGCCGGTGCGATACCTACACCACCGACGCTTCGGGCATTGCCGGTGACCGCACCCGTTTCGACGTGCCGTCCGACCACGTGATCCTGCCCGAAATCATTTCGAAAGAGCCGCTTGGCCCGTCGGTGCGCGCCGGTGACACCCGTTGGTTCAACGTTGCCCGCTGGGTTCTCAATGCCTGGATCGGCGCCGAGGAACTGGGCGTGACCTCCGAGAACGTCGACGACATGCTCGGTTCGGAAAACCCCGAAATCCGCCGCCTGCTGGGCGTTGAAGGTGACTTCGGTACCCCCATCGGCCTGTCGCCGGATTGGGCCTACCGCATCGTCAGCCACGTGGGCAATTACGGCGAATCGTTTGAAGCCAATGTCGGCCCCGACACTCCGCTTGGCCTCGAACGCGGGCTGAATGCCCTGTGGACCGATGGTGGCATCCACTACCCGATGCCGATCCGCTAA
- the metC gene encoding cystathionine beta-lyase, translating into MSESEKTAVFQSGTETFLTHGGRDPSAQHGFVNTPAYRGSTVIFDTLAELDDATIRYRYGRQGTPLTDGLQAMITELEGAAGTVLTPSGVSAISLAFLTCLSVGDEVLITDSVYEPTRRFADSVLRRMGITTRYFDPRIGSAIAEMTSERTRAVFIESPGSLTFEIQDLPAITEALSGRDIAVLVDNSWATPLFYKPLSLGADMVIHSATKMFVGHSDAMMGTVSANDTYLDRLVQTHRTFGLIASPDDTYLATRGMRTLAVRMKEHQSRALELAHWLEDLDGVEVLHPALPSHPDNGVFLRDFSGAGCLFSIILPPAPRAAIAAMVDSMRVFGMGYSWGGFESLILPADPRRIRTAVPWDKPGNLMRIHVGFEGLDDLKADLGEGIARYLKTAGM; encoded by the coding sequence ATGTCAGAGTCAGAAAAAACCGCAGTATTTCAATCGGGTACCGAGACATTTCTTACCCATGGCGGCCGCGATCCGAGCGCGCAGCACGGTTTCGTCAACACCCCCGCTTACCGGGGGAGCACGGTCATTTTCGATACGTTGGCCGAACTGGACGACGCGACGATCAGATACCGGTACGGTCGCCAGGGGACGCCACTCACCGACGGGCTGCAGGCGATGATAACCGAGCTGGAAGGGGCCGCGGGTACAGTGCTCACGCCCTCGGGCGTTTCGGCAATTTCCTTGGCATTTCTTACGTGTTTGTCGGTAGGCGATGAAGTTCTCATCACCGATTCCGTTTACGAGCCGACCCGGAGATTTGCCGACAGCGTGCTCAGGCGCATGGGAATCACGACCCGCTATTTCGATCCGAGAATCGGCAGTGCGATCGCCGAGATGACAAGCGAGCGCACCCGGGCGGTGTTTATCGAAAGTCCCGGTTCGCTGACCTTTGAAATTCAGGATCTGCCGGCCATCACAGAAGCGCTTTCAGGGCGCGACATTGCCGTGCTCGTCGACAATTCCTGGGCCACGCCTCTGTTTTACAAGCCGCTGTCACTCGGCGCGGACATGGTGATTCATTCGGCCACGAAAATGTTCGTCGGGCACTCGGACGCCATGATGGGCACGGTTTCGGCCAATGACACCTATCTGGACCGGTTGGTCCAGACACACAGGACGTTCGGCCTTATCGCCTCGCCCGACGACACGTATCTGGCCACAAGAGGCATGCGGACCCTCGCGGTGCGCATGAAAGAGCATCAATCCCGCGCGCTCGAGCTGGCCCATTGGCTGGAGGATTTGGACGGCGTCGAAGTGCTCCATCCCGCCCTGCCCTCGCACCCGGACAACGGCGTCTTTTTGCGCGATTTTTCGGGGGCCGGATGCCTGTTCTCGATCATCCTGCCCCCGGCACCCCGCGCGGCGATTGCCGCCATGGTCGATTCCATGCGCGTCTTTGGCATGGGCTATTCATGGGGCGGCTTTGAGAGCCTTATCCTGCCCGCGGACCCAAGGCGCATCCGCACCGCCGTGCCCTGGGACAAGCCGGGCAATCTGATGCGCATCCATGTGGGATTTGAGGGCCTCGACGACCTCAAGGCCGACCTTGGCGAAGGGATTGCGCGCTATTTGAAGACTGCCGGGATGTGA
- a CDS encoding phosphatase PAP2 family protein: MPMIMEIGGKVLAPETFTARWFKAVMERHRQARVLFWWPFWTILGLLALAVMLDGPVTEALRDWPSGERAFFRVITDLGKSDWLLIPTLIAGLVCAGALQLRLSYSWAWAARGVVAISAYIFATIAISGLVTVFLKRIVGRARPMYLEDLGVLHFQPFELLDWSFHSFPSGHATTAVAFALVLRTLTNRRFHGWLIAFGFAIGLSRIVVGDHYLSDVIAGSFVGLASAIVVRDYFVTRRWGMRMQNGQVDYRMFAAFRPLIRWLRRRHIPAVFK; this comes from the coding sequence ATGCCCATGATTATGGAGATTGGGGGAAAAGTGCTGGCTCCTGAAACCTTTACCGCCCGGTGGTTCAAGGCCGTTATGGAACGCCACAGGCAGGCCAGGGTGCTTTTCTGGTGGCCGTTCTGGACCATCCTTGGCCTGCTCGCCCTCGCGGTCATGCTCGACGGTCCCGTCACCGAGGCATTGCGAGACTGGCCATCGGGCGAGCGGGCGTTTTTTCGCGTCATAACCGATCTGGGCAAATCGGACTGGCTGCTCATCCCGACTCTGATCGCGGGGCTCGTGTGTGCCGGGGCCTTGCAACTCCGGCTCTCCTATAGCTGGGCCTGGGCCGCGCGCGGCGTCGTTGCCATCTCTGCCTATATATTTGCCACCATTGCCATTTCGGGACTGGTGACGGTTTTTCTCAAGCGCATCGTCGGGCGCGCGCGGCCCATGTATCTCGAAGACCTTGGCGTGCTCCATTTTCAGCCGTTCGAATTGCTCGACTGGAGTTTCCACAGCTTTCCGTCCGGACACGCCACCACGGCCGTCGCCTTTGCGCTCGTGCTGCGCACGCTGACCAACCGGCGATTCCACGGCTGGCTGATCGCATTCGGCTTTGCCATCGGTCTCAGCCGTATCGTTGTCGGCGATCACTATCTTTCCGATGTCATCGCCGGATCGTTTGTCGGCTTGGCGTCGGCGATTGTCGTCCGCGATTATTTCGTCACCCGACGCTGGGGCATGCGCATGCAAAACGGGCAGGTCGATTATCGCATGTTCGCGGCGTTCCGGCCGCTTATCCGTTGGCTGCGCCGCCGTCACATCCCGGCAGTCTTCAAATAG
- a CDS encoding amino acid ABC transporter ATP-binding protein, whose product MTLDMDIAPQADRSKMTVSETEIAIDIRKMNKWYGDFHVLRDIDLKVMQGERIVIAGPSGSGKSTLIRCINRLEEHQQGDIIVDGIELTNDLKRIDEVRREVGMVFQHFNLFPHLTVLQNLTLAPIWVRGTPKAEAEETAMKYLERVKIPEQANKFPGQLSGGQQQRVAIARSLCMNPKIMLFDEPTSALDPEMIKEVLDVMVQLAQDGMTMICVTHEMGFARQVANRVIFMDQGQIIEQNEPEAFFSNPQHERTQLFLSQILH is encoded by the coding sequence ATGACTCTTGATATGGACATCGCACCGCAGGCCGACCGTTCGAAAATGACGGTCTCGGAGACCGAAATCGCCATCGATATCCGCAAGATGAACAAGTGGTATGGCGATTTCCACGTTCTTCGCGACATCGATCTCAAGGTCATGCAGGGCGAAAGGATCGTGATCGCCGGCCCCTCCGGGTCGGGCAAATCCACCCTCATCCGCTGCATCAATCGGCTTGAGGAGCACCAGCAGGGCGATATCATCGTCGATGGCATTGAACTCACCAATGACCTCAAGCGCATCGACGAGGTGCGGCGCGAGGTCGGGATGGTCTTCCAGCATTTCAACCTCTTCCCGCACCTCACGGTGCTTCAGAACCTCACGCTCGCCCCGATCTGGGTCCGCGGAACGCCCAAGGCCGAGGCCGAGGAAACGGCCATGAAATACCTCGAGCGCGTCAAGATTCCCGAGCAGGCCAACAAGTTCCCCGGGCAGCTTTCGGGCGGCCAGCAGCAGCGCGTCGCCATTGCCCGCTCGCTGTGCATGAACCCCAAGATCATGCTGTTCGACGAGCCGACCTCGGCGCTCGATCCGGAAATGATCAAGGAAGTGCTCGACGTCATGGTCCAGCTCGCCCAGGACGGCATGACCATGATCTGCGTTACCCACGAAATGGGTTTCGCGCGCCAGGTCGCCAACCGCGTGATCTTCATGGACCAGGGCCAGATCATCGAGCAGAACGAGCCCGAAGCGTTCTTCTCGAACCCGCAACATGAACGCACCCAGCTCTTCCTGAGCCAGATATTGCATTGA
- a CDS encoding anti-sigma factor, whose translation MTAPSETNDMIAQYVLGLLEGDEQARFEARLASEPELARQVAALQNNFDALDSTATPETVSADLWSRIESAIDTAPKAAPAANTNRPSRAFSLPRWAGMAAAIVLSLGVGYFGGQSLGPTPQAPLVVAVLVGDDMEPGAIIEAFADDSVRIVPLEALVAPAGSVLEVWTLPDAETGPVSLGTFREASDLVLGGPNLPAPQPDQLYEITLEPAGGSPTGRPTGPILLKGFARAPVI comes from the coding sequence ATGACGGCACCATCTGAAACCAACGACATGATCGCCCAATATGTGCTGGGCCTGCTCGAAGGCGACGAGCAGGCGCGGTTTGAAGCACGCCTCGCCAGCGAACCTGAACTGGCGCGTCAGGTCGCCGCGCTGCAGAATAATTTTGACGCCCTCGACTCAACGGCAACGCCCGAGACCGTGTCGGCCGATCTCTGGTCAAGAATCGAATCCGCGATCGACACAGCGCCCAAGGCGGCGCCTGCAGCCAACACCAATCGCCCTTCGAGGGCCTTTAGCCTTCCGCGCTGGGCCGGTATGGCCGCCGCCATCGTTCTGTCGCTGGGGGTAGGGTATTTCGGTGGCCAGTCCCTCGGCCCGACACCGCAGGCCCCCCTTGTCGTGGCCGTTCTTGTCGGAGACGACATGGAGCCCGGCGCCATCATCGAGGCTTTCGCAGACGACAGTGTCCGGATCGTGCCGCTTGAAGCTCTCGTCGCGCCCGCCGGTTCTGTCCTTGAAGTCTGGACCTTGCCTGACGCGGAGACCGGCCCGGTCTCGCTCGGCACCTTCCGCGAGGCGAGTGATCTGGTTCTGGGAGGCCCCAATCTGCCCGCGCCCCAGCCCGATCAACTCTATGAAATCACGCTCGAGCCGGCAGGCGGTTCGCCCACCGGCCGCCCGACGGGACCGATTCTGCTCAAGGGTTTTGCCCGCGCACCGGTGATTTAG
- a CDS encoding ETC complex I subunit, whose protein sequence is MVARIYRPARNAMQSGKGKSQDWVLVFEPEMARSIEPLMGYTSSGDMKQQIKLRFDTLEEAESYARREGIAYVVQPAQEPTIKKVSYPDNFRFDRKAPWTH, encoded by the coding sequence ATGGTCGCACGCATCTATCGCCCCGCCCGCAACGCGATGCAGTCTGGCAAGGGCAAGAGCCAGGACTGGGTGTTGGTGTTCGAGCCCGAGATGGCCCGTTCGATCGAGCCGCTGATGGGCTACACATCGTCGGGCGACATGAAGCAGCAGATCAAATTGCGCTTCGATACGCTCGAAGAGGCCGAATCCTACGCCCGCCGCGAGGGCATCGCCTATGTGGTGCAGCCGGCGCAGGAGCCGACCATCAAGAAGGTCAGCTATCCCGATAATTTCCGGTTCGACCGCAAGGCGCCCTGGACGCATTGA
- a CDS encoding amino acid ABC transporter permease, whose product MSDALFVRDHIQDALPPPNRTSGVVLWARTNLFSSLPNTLVTVLAVLFLAWIIPPLYNFFIGNAVFSDPEGIRGEACRFEGVGACWIMIQGRIRTIIYGFYPSSEIWRINLMFAIAIVLLIPLLVPRAPFTRTAAVLFFLVFPVVAFILMAGGIFGLRPVPTGQWGGLTLTLIISVIGITVSMPLGILLALGRQSNLPIIKWVCVGFIELWRAVPLITVLFMAAVMFPLFMPQGVTPDTLLRAIIGICLFESAYMAEVVRGGLQAMPRGQYEASSALGLNKPKTLGLIILPQALKHVIPGIVNTFIALFKDTSLVTIIGLFELLNTVRSAARDVNWSSPTSDITGYIFAGFVFWIFCFGMSRYSIYMENRLHTGHKR is encoded by the coding sequence ATGAGTGACGCTCTTTTCGTTCGCGACCACATACAGGATGCGCTTCCGCCTCCGAACCGGACAAGCGGCGTGGTGCTGTGGGCGAGGACCAATCTGTTCTCGTCGCTGCCCAACACGCTCGTCACGGTGCTGGCCGTCCTGTTTCTCGCGTGGATCATTCCACCGCTCTACAATTTCTTCATCGGCAATGCCGTGTTCAGCGATCCCGAAGGCATCCGGGGCGAAGCCTGCCGGTTTGAAGGGGTGGGCGCGTGCTGGATCATGATCCAGGGCCGTATCCGGACCATCATCTACGGCTTTTATCCAAGCTCTGAAATCTGGCGCATCAACCTCATGTTCGCGATCGCGATCGTGCTGCTGATCCCGCTCCTGGTCCCAAGGGCGCCCTTCACGCGCACGGCCGCGGTCCTCTTTTTCCTTGTGTTCCCCGTGGTTGCCTTCATCCTGATGGCCGGCGGCATCTTCGGGCTCCGGCCGGTGCCGACAGGTCAGTGGGGCGGGCTGACCCTCACCCTGATCATCTCGGTGATCGGCATCACCGTTTCCATGCCGCTCGGCATCCTTTTGGCGCTGGGCCGGCAGTCGAACCTGCCGATCATCAAATGGGTTTGCGTCGGCTTTATCGAGCTCTGGCGCGCCGTGCCTCTCATCACGGTGCTGTTCATGGCGGCGGTGATGTTCCCGCTGTTCATGCCCCAGGGGGTGACACCCGACACGCTGCTGCGCGCCATCATCGGCATCTGCCTGTTCGAATCCGCCTACATGGCCGAGGTCGTGCGTGGCGGCCTGCAGGCCATGCCACGGGGCCAGTACGAGGCGTCTTCCGCATTGGGCCTGAACAAGCCCAAGACGCTGGGTCTGATTATTCTCCCCCAGGCGCTCAAGCACGTGATCCCGGGGATCGTCAACACCTTCATCGCGCTGTTCAAGGACACGTCTCTGGTGACCATCATCGGGTTGTTCGAACTGCTCAATACCGTTCGCAGCGCGGCCCGCGATGTGAACTGGTCGTCTCCGACCAGCGACATCACCGGCTATATCTTTGCCGGTTTCGTATTCTGGATTTTCTGCTTCGGCATGTCCCGATACTCCATCTACATGGAAAATCGGCTGCACACCGGGCACAAGAGGTAA
- a CDS encoding amino acid ABC transporter permease: MAVGVSGRREPSSSIFNDPKFRGLAYQVLLLIGVLGIFWWLANNAATNLARQNKATGFGFLNEAAGFEIAFTLLPFSRASSYFDVFLIGITNTLLVAVVGIVLATVLGFAMGIARLSGNFLIRTGAAIYVEIVRNTPLLLQLFFWYFLSLNALPAVRQSYALGGFVLNQRGFSFPVAVVDDRFFWVAAVGILAIIASFVWRRRALALTEKTGKRHPIWLPILGIVFIPTIVAFFVSGTQVSFDSPELQGFNYRGGFTAPPELTALVVGLVIYTAAFIAEIVRAGIQSVNYGQTEAAEALGLRESDRLRLVIVPQAMRVIVPPLTSQYLNLTKNSSLGAAIGFPELVAVFAGTSLNQSGRAIEIIGLTMLVYLTISLLTSIFMNWYNARVALVQR; the protein is encoded by the coding sequence ATGGCTGTCGGGGTTTCAGGGCGACGCGAGCCATCGTCGTCGATATTCAACGATCCAAAATTTCGCGGGCTCGCCTATCAGGTGCTGTTGCTCATCGGGGTGCTTGGCATCTTCTGGTGGCTGGCCAACAACGCTGCCACCAACCTGGCCCGCCAGAACAAGGCGACGGGCTTTGGGTTTCTCAACGAGGCGGCCGGATTTGAAATCGCCTTCACCCTTCTGCCTTTTTCGCGGGCATCGAGTTATTTCGATGTCTTCCTGATCGGCATCACCAACACCTTGCTGGTGGCCGTTGTCGGTATCGTTCTTGCGACCGTTTTGGGCTTTGCCATGGGCATAGCGCGGCTTTCGGGCAATTTCCTCATCCGGACCGGCGCTGCGATCTATGTCGAGATCGTGCGCAACACGCCGCTCCTGCTGCAATTGTTCTTCTGGTATTTTCTCAGCCTCAACGCGCTCCCCGCCGTCAGGCAGAGCTATGCGCTCGGCGGCTTCGTGCTCAACCAGCGTGGGTTCTCGTTTCCCGTGGCAGTCGTCGATGACCGCTTCTTCTGGGTGGCCGCTGTCGGGATCCTCGCCATAATCGCCTCCTTCGTATGGCGCCGCCGCGCCCTGGCCCTGACCGAAAAGACCGGCAAGCGCCATCCCATATGGCTGCCGATTCTGGGGATTGTCTTCATTCCCACAATCGTCGCCTTTTTTGTCAGCGGCACGCAGGTGAGTTTCGATTCCCCGGAACTCCAGGGCTTCAACTATCGCGGCGGCTTCACCGCGCCGCCCGAGCTGACCGCGCTGGTCGTCGGGCTGGTGATCTACACCGCCGCATTCATCGCCGAAATCGTTCGGGCCGGCATCCAGTCGGTGAACTACGGCCAGACCGAAGCTGCCGAAGCGTTGGGGCTCAGGGAATCCGACAGGCTGCGGCTGGTCATCGTCCCCCAGGCCATGCGGGTCATTGTTCCGCCGCTGACCAGTCAATATCTGAACCTGACCAAGAACTCGTCGCTGGGGGCCGCTATCGGCTTTCCCGAACTGGTTGCGGTCTTTGCCGGCACCTCGCTCAACCAGAGCGGCCGCGCAATCGAGATCATCGGTTTGACCATGCTGGTCTATCTGACCATCTCGCTGCTCACCTCGATCTTCATGAACTGGTACAATGCGCGTGTCGCGCTTGTGCAGCGATAG